A window from Nocardioides mesophilus encodes these proteins:
- a CDS encoding glycine--tRNA ligase, whose product MSSKTSSAIDAVVSLCKRRGFVYPCGEIYGGTRSAWDYGPLGVELKENIKRQWWRSMVQSRDDVVGLDSSVILPTKVWEASGHLGAFVDPLIECQSCHKRFRQDHLQESYAEKQAGKGNSVDPDDVDMALIACPNCGTKNAWTEPRMFNGLLKTFLGPVESEEGLHYLRPETAQGIFINFANVVNSSRRKPPFGIGQIGKSFRNEITPGNFIFRTREFEQMEMEFFVKPGEDESWHQTWIDLRTDWYVDLGINRDNLRHFEHPHEKLSHYAKRTVDIEYRFNFQGSEWGELEGIANRTDFDLTTHAQHSGQDLSYFDQASGERWTPYVIEPAAGVNRSMMAFLVDAYAEDEAPNAKGGVDKRTLLRLDPRLAPVKVAVLPLSRNADLSPKAQGLARELRTLWNVEFDDAGAIGRRYRRQDEIGTPYCVTVDFDTLEDDAVTIRERDTMKQERIGLTQVKGYVAERLAGA is encoded by the coding sequence TTGTCCAGCAAGACCTCTTCCGCCATCGATGCCGTTGTCTCCCTCTGCAAGAGGCGGGGTTTCGTCTACCCGTGCGGCGAGATCTACGGCGGGACCCGGTCCGCCTGGGACTACGGCCCGCTCGGTGTCGAGCTCAAGGAGAACATCAAGCGTCAGTGGTGGCGCTCGATGGTGCAGTCGCGCGACGACGTCGTCGGCCTCGACTCCTCGGTGATCCTGCCGACCAAGGTCTGGGAGGCCTCCGGCCACCTCGGCGCGTTCGTCGACCCGCTGATCGAGTGCCAGTCCTGCCACAAGCGCTTCCGTCAGGACCACCTGCAGGAGTCCTATGCCGAGAAGCAGGCAGGCAAGGGCAACTCCGTCGATCCCGATGACGTCGACATGGCGCTCATCGCCTGTCCCAACTGCGGCACCAAGAACGCCTGGACCGAGCCGCGGATGTTCAACGGGCTGCTCAAGACGTTCCTCGGCCCGGTCGAGTCCGAGGAGGGCCTGCACTACCTCCGCCCGGAGACCGCCCAGGGCATCTTCATCAACTTCGCGAACGTGGTGAACTCCTCGCGTCGCAAGCCGCCGTTCGGCATCGGCCAGATCGGCAAGTCGTTCCGCAACGAGATCACCCCGGGCAACTTCATCTTCCGCACCCGCGAGTTCGAGCAGATGGAGATGGAGTTCTTCGTCAAGCCGGGTGAGGACGAGAGCTGGCACCAGACCTGGATCGACCTGCGCACCGACTGGTACGTCGACCTCGGCATCAACCGCGACAACCTGCGCCACTTCGAGCACCCGCACGAGAAGCTGTCGCACTACGCGAAGCGCACCGTGGACATCGAGTACCGCTTCAACTTCCAGGGCTCGGAGTGGGGTGAGCTCGAGGGCATCGCGAACCGCACCGACTTCGACCTGACCACCCACGCGCAGCACTCCGGCCAGGATCTGAGCTACTTCGACCAGGCCAGCGGCGAGCGGTGGACCCCCTACGTCATCGAGCCGGCCGCCGGCGTCAACCGGTCGATGATGGCGTTCCTTGTGGACGCCTACGCCGAGGACGAGGCGCCCAACGCCAAGGGCGGCGTGGACAAGCGCACGCTGCTGCGCCTCGACCCGCGGCTGGCCCCGGTCAAGGTGGCCGTGCTGCCGCTCTCGCGCAACGCCGACCTGTCGCCGAAGGCCCAGGGGCTGGCCCGCGAGCTGCGAACCCTGTGGAACGTCGAATTCGACGACGCCGGCGCGATCGGGCGCCGCTACCGCCGCCAGGACGAGATCGGCACGCCGTACTGCGTCACCGTCGACTTCGACACCCTGGAGGACGACGCGGTCACGATCCGCGAGCGCGACACGATGAAGCAGGAGCGGATCGGCCTCACCCAGGTCAAGGGCTACGTCGCCGAGCGGCTGGCCGGCGCCTGA
- a CDS encoding metal ABC transporter permease → MSLFAYDFMIRALLGALFTGLAAPAVGTYLVQRRLALMGDGIGHLAVTGVALGLLTGTSPLLTAVVVAVLGAVLIEVIRERGRTSGDVALALLFYGGIAGGLLLTGLANESAAVLNRFLFGSIGTISEGEVWMTIALAVVVLVVGVGLAPQLFGVAQDQEFAQVAGLNVRFYNVLVAVMAAVTVTVAMRTVGLLLVSALMVIPVATAQQFTRGFRVTLVLAMILGAASALGGVTISAFVTFAQTGPTIVLLALAGFAAAYPVGMLLRRRERLRAPFEVGDYGYALGADHTAVPEEHGHEHSPTCGHHAVPHGDHVDYVHDGHRHAPHGSHYDEH, encoded by the coding sequence GTGAGCCTCTTCGCCTACGACTTCATGATCCGGGCGCTGCTCGGGGCGCTCTTCACCGGTCTGGCGGCGCCGGCGGTCGGCACCTACCTCGTGCAACGTCGGCTGGCGCTGATGGGCGACGGGATCGGGCACCTGGCGGTCACCGGCGTCGCCCTCGGCCTGCTGACCGGCACCTCGCCGCTGCTCACCGCCGTGGTCGTCGCGGTCCTCGGCGCGGTGCTGATCGAGGTGATCCGCGAGCGCGGCCGCACCAGCGGCGACGTCGCGCTGGCGCTGCTCTTCTACGGCGGCATCGCCGGCGGCCTGCTGCTGACCGGGCTCGCCAACGAGAGCGCGGCGGTGCTCAACCGCTTCCTGTTCGGTTCGATCGGCACGATCTCCGAGGGCGAGGTGTGGATGACCATCGCGCTGGCCGTCGTGGTCCTGGTCGTCGGAGTGGGCCTGGCCCCCCAGCTGTTCGGGGTCGCGCAGGACCAGGAGTTCGCCCAGGTGGCCGGGCTCAACGTCCGCTTCTACAACGTGCTGGTCGCAGTGATGGCCGCGGTGACCGTGACGGTGGCGATGCGCACCGTCGGGCTGCTGCTGGTCAGCGCGCTGATGGTGATCCCGGTGGCGACCGCCCAGCAGTTCACCCGCGGCTTCCGGGTCACGCTGGTGCTGGCGATGATCCTTGGCGCCGCCTCCGCGCTGGGCGGCGTGACGATCTCGGCGTTCGTCACCTTCGCTCAGACGGGGCCGACGATCGTGCTGCTGGCCCTGGCCGGCTTCGCCGCCGCCTACCCGGTCGGGATGCTGCTGCGGCGGCGGGAGCGGCTGCGGGCCCCGTTCGAGGTCGGCGACTACGGCTACGCGCTGGGCGCCGACCACACCGCCGTACCGGAGGAGCACGGGCACGAGCACAGCCCCACCTGCGGGCACCACGCCGTCCCGCACGGCGACCACGTCGACTACGTCCACGACGGGCACCGGCACGCACCCCACGGGAGCCACTATGACGAGCACTGA
- a CDS encoding metal ABC transporter ATP-binding protein yields MSDVAVELGGRPVLRGIDLAVQPGEVVAVLGANGSGKSTLVRTLLGLVPTCRGEVRLMGTPLARFQQWQRIGFVPQRATATSGVPATVGEVVAAGRLSRRTPFLPLRRADRAAIAAAVEAVGLGDRLRDGVSTLSGGQQQRVLIARALAGEPELLVLDEPTAGVDVASQQVFADALHELVGRGATVVLVAHELGPLADLIDRAVVMREGRIGYDGSPVAVFTDVDGTAGTGPWAHGHHHHDDPVPGRAADRTPAVSSPLDQAGPDRRAAQ; encoded by the coding sequence ATGAGTGACGTCGCCGTCGAGCTCGGCGGTCGCCCGGTGCTCCGCGGCATCGACCTCGCCGTGCAGCCGGGCGAGGTGGTCGCGGTGCTCGGCGCCAACGGCTCCGGGAAGTCCACGCTGGTCCGCACCTTGCTCGGCCTGGTGCCGACCTGCCGCGGCGAGGTCCGGCTGATGGGCACGCCGCTCGCGCGCTTCCAGCAATGGCAGCGGATCGGCTTCGTGCCGCAGCGGGCCACCGCCACCTCCGGCGTGCCCGCGACCGTCGGTGAGGTCGTCGCAGCCGGCCGGCTCTCCCGTCGTACGCCGTTCCTGCCGCTGCGCCGCGCCGACCGGGCCGCGATCGCCGCCGCGGTCGAGGCCGTCGGGCTCGGGGACCGGCTGCGCGACGGCGTCTCGACGCTGTCCGGCGGCCAGCAGCAGCGGGTCCTGATCGCCCGCGCGCTGGCCGGTGAGCCGGAGCTGCTGGTGCTCGACGAGCCCACCGCCGGGGTCGACGTGGCCTCCCAGCAGGTCTTCGCCGACGCCCTGCACGAGCTGGTCGGCCGCGGCGCCACCGTCGTCCTGGTCGCCCACGAGCTCGGCCCGCTGGCCGACCTGATCGACCGCGCCGTGGTGATGCGGGAGGGCCGGATCGGCTACGACGGGTCGCCGGTGGCGGTCTTCACCGACGTCGACGGGACGGCCGGGACCGGCCCGTGGGCGCACGGGCACCACCACCACGACGACCCGGTGCCCGGTCGCGCCGCGGACCGCACCCCGGCGGTCTCCTCCCCGCTCGACCAGGCCGGTCCCGACCGGAGGGCGGCGCAGTGA
- a CDS encoding antibiotic biosynthesis monooxygenase family protein produces the protein MIVVNRFRVEEATAGTFRAEVEQAHAALAARPGYVDGAVGRNVDDPTLWVLTTRWKNVGSYRRALSAYDVKVTAVPLLSRALDEPSAYEVLGDEPLNESRPRTPEAPIRD, from the coding sequence GTGATCGTGGTGAACAGGTTCCGCGTCGAGGAGGCCACCGCCGGGACCTTCCGTGCCGAGGTGGAGCAGGCGCACGCGGCGCTGGCCGCGCGTCCGGGGTACGTCGACGGCGCGGTCGGCCGCAACGTCGACGACCCGACCCTGTGGGTGCTGACCACCCGGTGGAAGAACGTCGGCAGCTACCGGCGGGCCCTCTCGGCCTACGACGTCAAGGTCACCGCCGTCCCCCTGCTGTCCCGGGCGCTCGACGAGCCCTCGGCCTACGAGGTGCTCGGCGACGAGCCGCTCAACGAGAGCCGGCCGCGCACCCCGGAGGCGCCGATTCGAGATTGA
- a CDS encoding Fur family transcriptional regulator → MTSTDPKLPEGTRPTRQRRAVAAVMQSFDDFRSAQDIHDLLRQAGENVGLSTVYRTLQALAEGGEVDMLRTEEGEALYRRCSGRHHHHLVCRTCGRTVEVEGPTVERWADAVAGEHGFREISHTLEIFGTCPAC, encoded by the coding sequence ATGACGAGCACTGACCCGAAGCTGCCGGAGGGCACCCGGCCGACCCGGCAGCGGCGCGCGGTCGCAGCGGTGATGCAGTCCTTCGACGACTTCCGCAGCGCCCAGGACATCCACGACCTGCTGCGCCAGGCCGGCGAGAACGTCGGCCTCTCCACGGTCTACCGCACCCTGCAGGCACTCGCCGAGGGTGGCGAGGTGGACATGCTGCGCACCGAGGAGGGCGAGGCGCTCTACCGCCGCTGCTCGGGCCGGCACCACCACCACCTGGTCTGCCGGACCTGCGGACGGACCGTGGAGGTGGAGGGTCCCACCGTCGAGCGGTGGGCCGACGCGGTGGCCGGGGAGCACGGCTTCCGCGAGATCAGCCACACCCTGGAGATCTTCGGGACCTGCCCCGCCTGCTGA
- a CDS encoding metal ABC transporter substrate-binding protein — MNISRGLAVVASAVLVGGPVLAGCSAEADDGRTDVVASFYPLAYVAERVAGKHADVETLTRPGTEPHDLELTLHQIAGVAGADVVVYSRGLQAAVDDAVDQADPEHVVDADQQARPLVGDDPHWWLDPVAVAAVAAAVSDQLTQADPAHAADYAKNLEGFRADLEKLDRAYRQGLADCTRNTVVVSHDAFGALERYGLTTVAINGLSPDAEPSPAHLRELSGLIETKGITTVFSEALASPELAQTLADELGLATAVLDPIEGLSDQTADQDYLSLMRANLAALRKANDCR; from the coding sequence ATGAACATCTCGCGCGGCCTGGCCGTGGTCGCATCGGCCGTCCTCGTGGGCGGGCCGGTCCTCGCGGGCTGCAGCGCGGAGGCGGACGACGGGCGCACCGACGTCGTCGCCTCGTTCTACCCGCTGGCCTACGTCGCGGAGCGGGTCGCCGGCAAGCACGCCGACGTGGAGACCCTGACCCGGCCGGGGACCGAGCCACACGACCTGGAGCTGACGCTGCACCAGATCGCCGGGGTCGCCGGCGCCGACGTGGTCGTCTACTCGCGAGGACTGCAGGCGGCCGTCGACGACGCCGTCGACCAGGCCGACCCCGAGCACGTGGTCGACGCCGACCAGCAGGCGAGGCCCCTCGTCGGCGACGACCCGCACTGGTGGCTGGACCCCGTGGCGGTGGCGGCCGTCGCGGCGGCGGTGAGCGACCAGCTGACCCAGGCCGACCCCGCGCACGCCGCCGACTACGCCAAGAACCTCGAGGGCTTCCGCGCCGATCTGGAGAAGCTCGACCGCGCCTACCGGCAGGGGCTGGCCGACTGCACCCGCAACACGGTGGTGGTCAGCCACGACGCCTTCGGCGCGCTCGAGCGCTACGGCCTCACCACGGTGGCGATCAACGGCCTCTCCCCCGACGCCGAGCCGTCGCCGGCGCACCTGCGCGAGCTCTCGGGCCTGATCGAGACCAAGGGCATCACCACGGTCTTCTCCGAGGCGCTGGCCAGCCCGGAGCTCGCGCAGACCCTCGCCGACGAGCTCGGCCTGGCAACCGCGGTGCTGGACCCGATCGAGGGGCTCAGCGACCAGACCGCCGACCAGGACTACCTGTCCCTCATGCGCGCGAACCTCGCCGCCCTCCGGAAGGCGAACGACTGCCGATGA